One segment of Terriglobales bacterium DNA contains the following:
- a CDS encoding DNA-binding protein, whose product MPEKETIERAQEDAREGKSPSTQAGEFVREEMHHVREGKHGARNTKQAIAIGLSKARRAGVTLKPPAKGKASAKTRKQAERAYRRGKSFSRRKPSSTRSRAVRGALKREGKSAASPGSLSRQAHTAARKRGSTARSRAAKKAARTRQRRGSGRSTRRTASTRSR is encoded by the coding sequence ATGCCGGAAAAAGAAACCATTGAGAGAGCACAGGAAGATGCGCGGGAAGGCAAGTCGCCAAGCACGCAGGCCGGCGAATTTGTCCGCGAGGAAATGCATCACGTGCGGGAAGGGAAGCACGGCGCACGCAATACCAAGCAGGCGATAGCCATCGGGCTCTCGAAGGCGCGCCGCGCGGGAGTAACCCTGAAACCACCTGCTAAGGGCAAGGCGTCTGCTAAGACCCGGAAGCAGGCTGAACGCGCATATCGTCGCGGAAAGAGTTTTTCACGGCGCAAGCCGTCGAGCACCCGTTCACGGGCAGTCCGAGGTGCACTGAAGAGAGAAGGCAAATCGGCAGCCTCGCCCGGCTCGCTATCGCGGCAGGCGCACACCGCCGCCCGGAAACGCGGAAGCACTGCCCGCAGCCGCGCCGCCAAGAAGGCTGCCCGTACCCGTCAACGCCGGGGAAGCGGCAGGTCAACACGGAGAACGGCAAGCACACGCTCTCGTTAA